From Anopheles darlingi chromosome 2, idAnoDarlMG_H_01, whole genome shotgun sequence, the proteins below share one genomic window:
- the LOC125952554 gene encoding neural cell adhesion molecule 2-like, giving the protein MTINRLACDVKKHPATSLDGRCVESFKVITRPTFRPKFSNSVEVIVRSSVVCHALLLLLLLLFVGTVKTHSRNEKENFVKTTDVEAIEDHQAVLYCPLLALNRDKINMVLWFRDNAGIPLYSLDVRGKSLTDAQHWSAPQVFGPRARYVIESDPAYLELNEIKRHDQGIYRCRVDFQNSQTQSFRFNLTVIIPPSQPVILDRWGRIINSTIIGPKEEGDDIMLTCRVVGGRPQPDVLWFINDNLVDNQIEQNTGNIIENRLLWTSIQRHQLHSIFTCQASNTKLMQPRTEKFELDMYLKPLAVRILNSTESLAAHREYQIVCQSDGARPNAAIQWTKGKKTLKRVKEHTVRNTTVSVLTFVPTVEDDGRILGCRAQNPKVPGLFLEHFQNISVHYPPVVVLQLGSTLAMDDIKEGDDIYFECKIQSNPAWRRLSWLHNGLQLPQNSSSTKVVRSNQSLVVQKVTRSSSGSYQCGALNSEGETLSNEIVLNIKYVPLCATDKIVSIGVSLEETITVSCDIITHPLASKFYWRFENSEEVLEIEQQRFTNNGTSSQMHYTPTTEQDYGTLSCWGTNEIGTMAEPCMFHLIAAGLPTSVINCSWRNFTNGLEVLCHPGYDGGLKQSFVLEMASTRHPGQSINFTNTDEPTFTMSSFEPIRQQLPNGRKAEEDYLKLYVYSFNQKGHSPKVFITDLALPILPIVQTEGGDNPGKSPLLTPILIGLLLTIVLIIIVIIVRIYLKSKRLKQNINKEKRYTEESKNTLLLVDLSKDKTTKANKWMNNVGSSIKTKTKIETIDDEQDPDLIPYPRLTDIRQEELIPINSSESPFPIKHHHQPTPLQSHACPEQERLGKDRFYQPPMPGVISGTSYRDEEISEAEINLKGIEDFLMTNRVPESCV; this is encoded by the exons ATGACCATTAATCGGCTGGCGTGCGATGTTAAGAAACATCCTGCAACCTCACTAGATGGTCGTTGCGTCGAGAGCTTCAAAGTAATCACCAGGCCCACCTTTCGGCCCAAGTTCTCCAACAGCGTAGAGGTGATAGTTCGCTCTTCGGTCGTTTGTCatgcgcttctgctgctattgctgttgcttttcgtTGGAACTGTAAAGACGCATTCACGCAATGAGAAGGAAAACTTTG TCAAAACCACGGATGTGGAAGCTATCGAGGACCATCAGGCAGTGCTCTACTGTCCGCTTCTAGCATTGAACCGTGATAAAATCAATATGGTCCTTTGGTTCCGGGACAACGCAGGCATCCCTTTGTACAG CCTGGACGTCCGGGGCAAGTCACTAACAGATGCTCAACATTGGTCAGCCCCGCAGGTTTTTGGACCACGTGCCCGTTACGTGATTGAGAGTGACCCAGCGTATTTGGAATTGAAC GAAATTAAACGTCATGATCAAGGAATTTATCGATGCCGCGTTGACTTTCAGAATAGCCAAACGCAAAGCTTTCGCTTCAATCTCACCGTGATAA TTCCACCATCGCAGCCAGTCATCCTGGACCGCTGGGGTCGCATCATAAATAGTACAATAATAGGACCAAAGGAGGAGGGAGATGATATAATGTTGACCTGTCGTGTGGTTGGAG GCAGACCGCAACCGGATGTGCTCTGGTTCATTAACGATAATCTAGTGGATAATCAGATCGAACAGAACACTGGAAACATTATCGAGAATCGTCTGCTGTGGACATCTATTCAACGGCACCAGCTGCACTCGATTTTCACCTGCCAGGCATCCAATACAAAGCTGATGCAACCGCGAACCGAAAAGTTCGAGCTAGATATGTACC TGAAACCGCTGGCGGTGAGGATACTGAATTCCACCGAATCGTTAGCCGCACATCGCGAATATCAGATTGTCTGCCAATCGGATGGTGCCCGACCTAACGCCGCTATCCAGTGGACAAAGGGTAAGAAAACGCTCAAACGGGTCAAGGAACACACGGTACGCAACACAACAGTTTCCGTGCTGACCTTTGTACCAACGGTCGAGGACGATGGCCGCATACTCGGTTGCCGTGCCCAGAACCCCAAGGTTCCAGGCCTATTCCTGGAACACTTCCAAAACATCAGCGTTCACT ATCCCCCGGTAGTAGTCCTTCAGCTAGGCTCAACGCTCGCCATGGATGACATCAAGGAAGGAGATGACATCTACTTTGAGTGCAAGATACAATCAAATCCGGCATGGCGTAGGCTATCCTGGCTACATAAT GGATTGCAACTACCTCAGAACTCATCATCGACGAAAGTCGTACGGTCAAATCAAAGTCTAGTCGTACAGAAAGTCACTCGTTCCTCGAGCGGTTCGTACCAGTGCGGGGCACTTAATTCTGAAGGAGAAACGCTGAGCAACGAGATCGTGCTCAACATCAAAT ACGTTCCACTATGTGCCACGGATAAAATCGTTAGTATAGGTGTATCGCTGGAAGAAACAATCACCGTCAGCTGTGATATCATAACGCATCCTTTGGCCAG CAAATTCTACTGGCGATTCGAAAACTCTGAAGAAGTGCTCGAGATCGAACAACAGCGTTTCACAAACAACGGCACATCCAGTCAAATGCACTATACACCGACCACCGAGCAAGACTACGGCACACTGTCCTGCTGGGGCACGAATGAGATCGGCACAATGGCAGAGCCATGCATGTTTCACCTAATAGCAGCCG GACTGCCAACATCGGTGATTAACTGCTCATGGAGGAATTTCACCAACGGGCTGGAAGTCTTGTGTCACCCAGGCTACGATGGAGGGCTTAAGCAATCGTTTGTTTTAGAGATGGCTTCAACGCGTCACCCCGGTCAAAG CATTAATTTCACCAACACTGATGAGCCCACCTTCACCATGAGCTCTTTTGAGCCGATCCGCCAACAGCTTCCAAACGGCCGAAAAGCGGAGGAAGATTATTTAAAGCTGTACGTTTACTCGTTCAACCAGAAAGGCCACAGCCCAAAGGTGTTCATCACCGACCTGGCTCTACCAATACTTCCTATCGTGCAGACAGAGGGCGGCGATAACCCTGGAAAGTCGCCACTTCTAACACCCATTCTCATCGGTTTGCTACTAACCATCGTGctaattattattgttatcatTGTAAGAATTTATCTGAAATCGAAAAGActtaaacaaaacattaacaagGAAAAGCGGTACACAGAGGAGTCGAAAAACACGCTGCTGTTGGTAGACCTATCGAAG GACAAAACGACGAAGGCCAACAAATGGATGAACAATgtgggcagcagcatcaagacgaaaacgaaaatagaaacaatCGACGACGAGCAGGATCCAGACTTGATTCCG TATCCTCGCTTGACGGATATTCGCCAAGAGGAACTTATACCGATAAACTCGAGCGAATCGCCCTTCCCGATcaagcatcatcaccagcccACTCCGTTGCAAAGCCATGCCTGTCCGGAGCAGGAACGGCTGGGCAAGGATCGGTTTTATCAGCCACCAATGCCCGGTGTTATCTCGGGCACCAGCTACCGGGACGAGGAAATCTCCGAAGCAGAAATCAACCTAAAAGGAATTGAGGACTTCCTAATGACAAACCGTGTGCCGGAAAGTTGTGTGTga